From the genome of Vitis riparia cultivar Riparia Gloire de Montpellier isolate 1030 chromosome 2, EGFV_Vit.rip_1.0, whole genome shotgun sequence, one region includes:
- the LOC117926498 gene encoding uncharacterized protein LOC117926498: MELSEEVPEGAEKAAEERENIKELIIEREREIKEFPAVSIEDESVDKEQHSETVSNENPSATDSEVQTEKANLEVEEDFSKDPEGSPVIKAMEEEMLQKQGSEKKADVSSSVSEISEEIKEEVIEDADTCSNNIDTASEKRKQNRQACRKLSWMTSI; the protein is encoded by the coding sequence ATGGAGCTGTCAGAAGAGGTGCCTGAGGGAGCTGAGAAAGCTGCAGAAGAACGtgaaaacatcaaagaactgatcatagagagagagagagagatcaagGAATTTCCTGCAGTATCCATTGAAGATGAGTCAGTTGACAAGGAGCAACATTCTGAGACAGTATCCAATGAGAATCCCAGCGCAACAGATTCAGAAGTGCAAACTGAAAAAGCGAACCTAGAGGTTGAGGAAGATTTCAGCAAAGACCCTGAAGGATCTCCCGTTATAAAAGCAATGGAAGaagagatgctacagaaacagGGTAGTGAGAAGAAAGCGGACGTCTCCAGCTCTGTATCTGAAATATCAGAAGAAATTAAGGAGGAGGTCATAGAAGACGCGGACACTTGCTCTAACAATATTGATACTGCATCTGAAAAGAGGAAACAGAACAGACAAGCTTGCAGGAAGCTCAGCTGGATGACAAGCATATAA